From Portunus trituberculatus isolate SZX2019 chromosome 50, ASM1759143v1, whole genome shotgun sequence, the proteins below share one genomic window:
- the LOC123499660 gene encoding evolutionarily conserved signaling intermediate in Toll pathway, mitochondrial-like isoform X3: MSVPSLYRLLSRAVSSSSSIASLSRAPSLQHNKRNLTSSPFHSARKEDPLEETSLTIQSLFDSKERNKGTFVAACDIFMKRGPHRRGHVEFIYSALKLMENYGVHKDLEVYKRLLNLMPKGKMVPTNVFQVEFMHYPKQQQCAIDCLEQMEMNGVMPDTEMEHILRNLFGKMSHPVRKYGRMMYWMPKFKNASPWTLPQVVPNDTFELAKMAVERMCTVDPSSSITVYQTSEVEDALEDTWIVSGQSTVQQELLEKHPPGESIKVEGPFRIHLRDKSIGYFILQAEAKPKPPSPSRTVIDDVGSIKSWFTGELQPEETSLNQTCSVHEQEDGTILALCVTGTSGRDSLLSWIRLLEKSNPCLANIPVLFTQASPIGEIMNVEPEKHHDEITAAT, translated from the exons ATGTCGGTGCCATCATTATATAGACTATTGAGCAGAGCTGTTAGTTCCAGCAGCAGTATAGCCAGTTTATCTCGTGCTCCATCACTACAACACAATAAAAGGAATTTGACATCATCTCCTTTCCATTCAGCAAG GAAAGAGGATCCCTTGGAGGAAACATCATTGACAATTCAGAGTTTATTTGATTCAAAGGAACGTAACAAAGGGACCTTTGTGGCAGCCTGTGATATCTTCATGAAAAGAGGCCCGCACCGTCGTGGTCATGTAGAGTTCATCTATAGCGCCCTTAAGCTTATGGAGAATTATGGAGTGCATAAAGATTTGGAG GTTTATAAAAGGCTACTGAATTTGATGCCCAAAGGGAAGATGGTTCCTACAAATGTCTTCCAAGTTGAGTTCATGCACTACccaaagcagcagcagtgtgccaTCGACTGCCTTGAACAGATGGAGATGAATG GAGTCATGCCAGACACCGAGATGGAGCATATCTTAAGAAACTTGTTTGGGAAGATGAGTCACCCAGTGCGCAAATATGGACGCATGATGTACTGGATGCCAAAGTTCAAG AATGCCTCACCATGGACTCTCCCTCAAGTTGTTCCCAATGATACCTTTGAGTTGGCAAAGATGGCAGTGGAACGCATGTGTACAGTTgatccttcctcctctattaCAGTATATCAG ACCAGTGAGGTAGAAGATGCACTGGAGGACACTTGGATTGTTAGTGGTCAGAGCACAGTGCAGCAAGAACTCTTGGAGAAACACCCACCTGGGGAATCTATAAAG GTTGAAGGACCCTTCAGGATACATCTGCGTGACAAGTCTATTGGTTACTTTATCCTTCAAGCAGAAGCAAAACCCAagcctccttcaccctccagAACAGTTATTGATG atGTCGGTTCCATCAAGTCTTGGTTTACTGGTGAGCTACAACCTGAGGAGACATCACTGAACCAGACCTGTAGTGTGCACGAGCAGGAAGATGGAACAATCCTTGCTTTGTGTGTCACAG GAACATCAGGGCGGGATTCTCTACTCTCATGGATCCGTCTGCTGGAGAAAAGCAATCCCTGTTTGGCCAATATTCCTGTCCTCTTCACACAGGCCAGTCCTATTGGTGAGATAATGAACGTAGAGCCAGAAAAGCATCATGATGAAATTACTGCAGCTACTTAA
- the LOC123499660 gene encoding evolutionarily conserved signaling intermediate in Toll pathway, mitochondrial-like isoform X2, with protein MLKMSVPSLYRLLSRAVSSSSSIASLSRAPSLQHNKRNLTSSPFHSARKEDPLEETSLTIQSLFDSKERNKGTFVAACDIFMKRGPHRRGHVEFIYSALKLMENYGVHKDLEVYKRLLNLMPKGKMVPTNVFQVEFMHYPKQQQCAIDCLEQMEMNGVMPDTEMEHILRNLFGKMSHPVRKYGRMMYWMPKFKNASPWTLPQVVPNDTFELAKMAVERMCTVDPSSSITVYQTSEVEDALEDTWIVSGQSTVQQELLEKHPPGESIKVEGPFRIHLRDKSIGYFILQAEAKPKPPSPSRTVIDDVGSIKSWFTGELQPEETSLNQTCSVHEQEDGTILALCVTGTSGRDSLLSWIRLLEKSNPCLANIPVLFTQASPIGEIMNVEPEKHHDEITAAT; from the exons AT GCTCAAGATGTCGGTGCCATCATTATATAGACTATTGAGCAGAGCTGTTAGTTCCAGCAGCAGTATAGCCAGTTTATCTCGTGCTCCATCACTACAACACAATAAAAGGAATTTGACATCATCTCCTTTCCATTCAGCAAG GAAAGAGGATCCCTTGGAGGAAACATCATTGACAATTCAGAGTTTATTTGATTCAAAGGAACGTAACAAAGGGACCTTTGTGGCAGCCTGTGATATCTTCATGAAAAGAGGCCCGCACCGTCGTGGTCATGTAGAGTTCATCTATAGCGCCCTTAAGCTTATGGAGAATTATGGAGTGCATAAAGATTTGGAG GTTTATAAAAGGCTACTGAATTTGATGCCCAAAGGGAAGATGGTTCCTACAAATGTCTTCCAAGTTGAGTTCATGCACTACccaaagcagcagcagtgtgccaTCGACTGCCTTGAACAGATGGAGATGAATG GAGTCATGCCAGACACCGAGATGGAGCATATCTTAAGAAACTTGTTTGGGAAGATGAGTCACCCAGTGCGCAAATATGGACGCATGATGTACTGGATGCCAAAGTTCAAG AATGCCTCACCATGGACTCTCCCTCAAGTTGTTCCCAATGATACCTTTGAGTTGGCAAAGATGGCAGTGGAACGCATGTGTACAGTTgatccttcctcctctattaCAGTATATCAG ACCAGTGAGGTAGAAGATGCACTGGAGGACACTTGGATTGTTAGTGGTCAGAGCACAGTGCAGCAAGAACTCTTGGAGAAACACCCACCTGGGGAATCTATAAAG GTTGAAGGACCCTTCAGGATACATCTGCGTGACAAGTCTATTGGTTACTTTATCCTTCAAGCAGAAGCAAAACCCAagcctccttcaccctccagAACAGTTATTGATG atGTCGGTTCCATCAAGTCTTGGTTTACTGGTGAGCTACAACCTGAGGAGACATCACTGAACCAGACCTGTAGTGTGCACGAGCAGGAAGATGGAACAATCCTTGCTTTGTGTGTCACAG GAACATCAGGGCGGGATTCTCTACTCTCATGGATCCGTCTGCTGGAGAAAAGCAATCCCTGTTTGGCCAATATTCCTGTCCTCTTCACACAGGCCAGTCCTATTGGTGAGATAATGAACGTAGAGCCAGAAAAGCATCATGATGAAATTACTGCAGCTACTTAA
- the LOC123499660 gene encoding evolutionarily conserved signaling intermediate in Toll pathway, mitochondrial-like isoform X1 produces MLLKMSVPSLYRLLSRAVSSSSSIASLSRAPSLQHNKRNLTSSPFHSARKEDPLEETSLTIQSLFDSKERNKGTFVAACDIFMKRGPHRRGHVEFIYSALKLMENYGVHKDLEVYKRLLNLMPKGKMVPTNVFQVEFMHYPKQQQCAIDCLEQMEMNGVMPDTEMEHILRNLFGKMSHPVRKYGRMMYWMPKFKNASPWTLPQVVPNDTFELAKMAVERMCTVDPSSSITVYQTSEVEDALEDTWIVSGQSTVQQELLEKHPPGESIKVEGPFRIHLRDKSIGYFILQAEAKPKPPSPSRTVIDDVGSIKSWFTGELQPEETSLNQTCSVHEQEDGTILALCVTGTSGRDSLLSWIRLLEKSNPCLANIPVLFTQASPIGEIMNVEPEKHHDEITAAT; encoded by the exons ATGTT GCTCAAGATGTCGGTGCCATCATTATATAGACTATTGAGCAGAGCTGTTAGTTCCAGCAGCAGTATAGCCAGTTTATCTCGTGCTCCATCACTACAACACAATAAAAGGAATTTGACATCATCTCCTTTCCATTCAGCAAG GAAAGAGGATCCCTTGGAGGAAACATCATTGACAATTCAGAGTTTATTTGATTCAAAGGAACGTAACAAAGGGACCTTTGTGGCAGCCTGTGATATCTTCATGAAAAGAGGCCCGCACCGTCGTGGTCATGTAGAGTTCATCTATAGCGCCCTTAAGCTTATGGAGAATTATGGAGTGCATAAAGATTTGGAG GTTTATAAAAGGCTACTGAATTTGATGCCCAAAGGGAAGATGGTTCCTACAAATGTCTTCCAAGTTGAGTTCATGCACTACccaaagcagcagcagtgtgccaTCGACTGCCTTGAACAGATGGAGATGAATG GAGTCATGCCAGACACCGAGATGGAGCATATCTTAAGAAACTTGTTTGGGAAGATGAGTCACCCAGTGCGCAAATATGGACGCATGATGTACTGGATGCCAAAGTTCAAG AATGCCTCACCATGGACTCTCCCTCAAGTTGTTCCCAATGATACCTTTGAGTTGGCAAAGATGGCAGTGGAACGCATGTGTACAGTTgatccttcctcctctattaCAGTATATCAG ACCAGTGAGGTAGAAGATGCACTGGAGGACACTTGGATTGTTAGTGGTCAGAGCACAGTGCAGCAAGAACTCTTGGAGAAACACCCACCTGGGGAATCTATAAAG GTTGAAGGACCCTTCAGGATACATCTGCGTGACAAGTCTATTGGTTACTTTATCCTTCAAGCAGAAGCAAAACCCAagcctccttcaccctccagAACAGTTATTGATG atGTCGGTTCCATCAAGTCTTGGTTTACTGGTGAGCTACAACCTGAGGAGACATCACTGAACCAGACCTGTAGTGTGCACGAGCAGGAAGATGGAACAATCCTTGCTTTGTGTGTCACAG GAACATCAGGGCGGGATTCTCTACTCTCATGGATCCGTCTGCTGGAGAAAAGCAATCCCTGTTTGGCCAATATTCCTGTCCTCTTCACACAGGCCAGTCCTATTGGTGAGATAATGAACGTAGAGCCAGAAAAGCATCATGATGAAATTACTGCAGCTACTTAA
- the LOC123499661 gene encoding retinol dehydrogenase 12-like isoform X1, with amino-acid sequence MAVADGQQRRLGEAQLAGHPKITMGNEGYIYKWATTLWTYLVLYLLGAWYMVKELLVPHRTPTGISSQKGRVAVITGGGRGIGLQTVRHFLQLEMTVIIGGRDVKSMEEAVSRLRSEGVSTGTVKCFELDLCSLASVHNFAKAFTNLGMPLHVLVNNAGIMFWPWNVTEDGHEHHWSVNYLGHFLLTHLLTPHMAASSTLNQPSRVVNLSSSVHYIGAINFDDFNNEKDYSPQRAYAQSKLAQMMFTITLNERMAKQGVLALAVHPGVVATELFQHVAWAQTFPRLASTFLKTPSQGSDTVVHVALSQEVKEGGQYYENCQCTQPAASALKSDDRNRLWDLTCCQLDIQEFGKI; translated from the exons ATGGCAGTGGCAGACGGGCAGCAAAGGCGTTTAGGCGAAGCGCAACTTGCAGGCCACCCAAAG ATAACAATGGGGAATGAAGGTTATATCTACAAGTGGGCTACAACGCTATGGACCTATTTGGTGCTGTACTTGTTAGGAGCATGGTACATGGTAAAGGAGCTGCTGGTACCCCATAGGACACCAACAG GAATCTCAAGTCAGAAGGGGAGAGTGGCGGTCATAACTGGTGGAGGTCGTGGGATAGGTTTGCAGACTGTCCGTCATTTTCTCCAATTAGAAATGACTGTCATTATTG GTGGCAGAGATGTGAAGTCAATGGAGGAGGCTGTGTCAAGATTGCGTTCAGAGGGAGTAAGCACTGGAACAGTAAAGTGCTTTGAGCTGGACCTCTGCAGTTTAGCCTCTGTTCACAACTTCGCTAAGGCATTTACTAATCTGGGGATGCCTCTCCATGTATTGGTGAACAATG CGGGCATCATGTTTTGGCCATGGAATGTCACAGAGGATGGCCATGAGCATCACTGGTCTGTCAACTATCTAGGCCACTTTCTCCTGACCCATTTGCTTACCCCACACATGGCTGCTAGTTCCACCCTAAACCAACCTTCCCGTGTTGTCAATTTGTCATCCTCTGTTCACTACATAGGTGCTATCAATTTTGATGATTTCAATAATGA AAAGGACTACAGCCCACAACGAGCATATGCACAAAGCAAATTGGCCCAGATGATGTTTACCATCACCCTCAATGAACGTATGGCCAAGCAAGGAGTGTTGGCCCTTGCTGTGCATCCTGGTGTTGTGGCCACTGAACTTTTCCAGCATGTAGCTTGGGCCCAAACTTTCCCAAGACTGGCCTCTACATTTCTCAAG ACACCCAGCCAAGGATCGGACACAGTGGTGCATGTGGCCTTGTCAcaagaggtaaaggaaggtgGTCAGTACTATGAAAACTGTCAGTGTACTCAGCCTGCAGCATCTGCCTTGAAGAGCGATGACCGAAACAGACTTTGGGATTTGACCTGTTGTCAGCTGGATATTCAGGAATTTGGCAAGATATGA
- the LOC123499661 gene encoding retinol dehydrogenase 12-like isoform X3, with protein sequence MAVADGQQRRLGEAQLAGHPKITMGNEGYIYKWATTLWTYLVLYLLGAWYMVKELLVPHRTPTGGRDVKSMEEAVSRLRSEGVSTGTVKCFELDLCSLASVHNFAKAFTNLGMPLHVLVNNAGIMFWPWNVTEDGHEHHWSVNYLGHFLLTHLLTPHMAASSTLNQPSRVVNLSSSVHYIGAINFDDFNNEKDYSPQRAYAQSKLAQMMFTITLNERMAKQGVLALAVHPGVVATELFQHVAWAQTFPRLASTFLKTPSQGSDTVVHVALSQEVKEGGQYYENCQCTQPAASALKSDDRNRLWDLTCCQLDIQEFGKI encoded by the exons ATGGCAGTGGCAGACGGGCAGCAAAGGCGTTTAGGCGAAGCGCAACTTGCAGGCCACCCAAAG ATAACAATGGGGAATGAAGGTTATATCTACAAGTGGGCTACAACGCTATGGACCTATTTGGTGCTGTACTTGTTAGGAGCATGGTACATGGTAAAGGAGCTGCTGGTACCCCATAGGACACCAACAG GTGGCAGAGATGTGAAGTCAATGGAGGAGGCTGTGTCAAGATTGCGTTCAGAGGGAGTAAGCACTGGAACAGTAAAGTGCTTTGAGCTGGACCTCTGCAGTTTAGCCTCTGTTCACAACTTCGCTAAGGCATTTACTAATCTGGGGATGCCTCTCCATGTATTGGTGAACAATG CGGGCATCATGTTTTGGCCATGGAATGTCACAGAGGATGGCCATGAGCATCACTGGTCTGTCAACTATCTAGGCCACTTTCTCCTGACCCATTTGCTTACCCCACACATGGCTGCTAGTTCCACCCTAAACCAACCTTCCCGTGTTGTCAATTTGTCATCCTCTGTTCACTACATAGGTGCTATCAATTTTGATGATTTCAATAATGA AAAGGACTACAGCCCACAACGAGCATATGCACAAAGCAAATTGGCCCAGATGATGTTTACCATCACCCTCAATGAACGTATGGCCAAGCAAGGAGTGTTGGCCCTTGCTGTGCATCCTGGTGTTGTGGCCACTGAACTTTTCCAGCATGTAGCTTGGGCCCAAACTTTCCCAAGACTGGCCTCTACATTTCTCAAG ACACCCAGCCAAGGATCGGACACAGTGGTGCATGTGGCCTTGTCAcaagaggtaaaggaaggtgGTCAGTACTATGAAAACTGTCAGTGTACTCAGCCTGCAGCATCTGCCTTGAAGAGCGATGACCGAAACAGACTTTGGGATTTGACCTGTTGTCAGCTGGATATTCAGGAATTTGGCAAGATATGA
- the LOC123499661 gene encoding retinol dehydrogenase 12-like isoform X2, with product MGNEGYIYKWATTLWTYLVLYLLGAWYMVKELLVPHRTPTGISSQKGRVAVITGGGRGIGLQTVRHFLQLEMTVIIGGRDVKSMEEAVSRLRSEGVSTGTVKCFELDLCSLASVHNFAKAFTNLGMPLHVLVNNAGIMFWPWNVTEDGHEHHWSVNYLGHFLLTHLLTPHMAASSTLNQPSRVVNLSSSVHYIGAINFDDFNNEKDYSPQRAYAQSKLAQMMFTITLNERMAKQGVLALAVHPGVVATELFQHVAWAQTFPRLASTFLKTPSQGSDTVVHVALSQEVKEGGQYYENCQCTQPAASALKSDDRNRLWDLTCCQLDIQEFGKI from the exons ATGGGGAATGAAGGTTATATCTACAAGTGGGCTACAACGCTATGGACCTATTTGGTGCTGTACTTGTTAGGAGCATGGTACATGGTAAAGGAGCTGCTGGTACCCCATAGGACACCAACAG GAATCTCAAGTCAGAAGGGGAGAGTGGCGGTCATAACTGGTGGAGGTCGTGGGATAGGTTTGCAGACTGTCCGTCATTTTCTCCAATTAGAAATGACTGTCATTATTG GTGGCAGAGATGTGAAGTCAATGGAGGAGGCTGTGTCAAGATTGCGTTCAGAGGGAGTAAGCACTGGAACAGTAAAGTGCTTTGAGCTGGACCTCTGCAGTTTAGCCTCTGTTCACAACTTCGCTAAGGCATTTACTAATCTGGGGATGCCTCTCCATGTATTGGTGAACAATG CGGGCATCATGTTTTGGCCATGGAATGTCACAGAGGATGGCCATGAGCATCACTGGTCTGTCAACTATCTAGGCCACTTTCTCCTGACCCATTTGCTTACCCCACACATGGCTGCTAGTTCCACCCTAAACCAACCTTCCCGTGTTGTCAATTTGTCATCCTCTGTTCACTACATAGGTGCTATCAATTTTGATGATTTCAATAATGA AAAGGACTACAGCCCACAACGAGCATATGCACAAAGCAAATTGGCCCAGATGATGTTTACCATCACCCTCAATGAACGTATGGCCAAGCAAGGAGTGTTGGCCCTTGCTGTGCATCCTGGTGTTGTGGCCACTGAACTTTTCCAGCATGTAGCTTGGGCCCAAACTTTCCCAAGACTGGCCTCTACATTTCTCAAG ACACCCAGCCAAGGATCGGACACAGTGGTGCATGTGGCCTTGTCAcaagaggtaaaggaaggtgGTCAGTACTATGAAAACTGTCAGTGTACTCAGCCTGCAGCATCTGCCTTGAAGAGCGATGACCGAAACAGACTTTGGGATTTGACCTGTTGTCAGCTGGATATTCAGGAATTTGGCAAGATATGA